Proteins encoded in a region of the Drosophila sechellia strain sech25 chromosome 2L, ASM438219v1, whole genome shotgun sequence genome:
- the LOC6619326 gene encoding uncharacterized protein LOC6619326 isoform X3, with protein sequence MSHSEENEDKVIPLTNLENAQKEDEKAFRYSRRNGHHTMAAAASSVNLGITEPSEASQDITKHWMQCSAPNEKARSLCFGDATSRTLSKSLSVRKAVPKTSSSQSSFVYKPFTMSSARTSSSQSQELLRKENYRFESSATGLDDDGDSNDIFCSTMKDPQDFPTFLSDECEIDSMDSLKKNKNPQNRSAKFTITAYADNAKDHFSDLEVNNLIDGNHKKNNIGVTLKAQQNQVQPVDKGLYVKESEKGSDHFICQQQKKNILETGELSEDDTSEEQKVRCAYKTSDLEDGEVSCEGLDVPHNLIKKTSLCQFDNTIFKKRNISVDKKHDQVESVDLEDGELFGEDNEVSSNTIKKEDNRMPFCRYHIRNSCIWGQNCRFRHPNLNKLGKYVMFEKKCLPVPTVTFPPVLVKELEKTCINTVWSTCVLPARDTYPMAVIETMSRMPESRDISFGMNNMDNDPYYTQNEPEVDKRAPLLPTPTFSELLTEQKQYHNSLAGNRPVRTPSPARYSRNLRSTVQANRSSFLTCLEKRDRSPRLPRYSASKNPQPQISLSNIRRPSSIIVRLERKRQRLGDSTFSSSDSSESSSYESTTESTGDVSSFSESDARGEKNSLSSLGIPIKNMKRNEEKFSSDAVAKFTAKRKHSSKFTNQKQTFSKLSTKTPLRNPPNVLPNAPKKPHSILESSYSIKKKQDRQKRLLMQLLRVEQQIAKKKKHRMKAFKE encoded by the exons ATGTCACATTCTGAAGAAAATGAAGACAAAGTGATCCCGCTGACAAACCTGGAAAATGCCCAAAAGGAAGATGAAAAAGCATTTAGATATTCAAGGCGCAATGGACATCACACCATGG CCGCAGCTGCTTCGTCCGTGAATCTTGGGATAACTGAGCCATCAGAGGCTTCGCAAGACATTACAAAACACTGGATGCAATGCAGTGCGCCCAATGAAAAAGCAAGATCCCTTTGTTTTG GTGATGCAACCAGCAGAACTTTATCAAAAAGCTTAAG TGTTCGAAAAGCAGTCCCGAAAACATCTTCCAGCCAATCCAGTTTTGTTTACAAACCATTCACTATGTCTTCTGCGCGAACGTCTAGTTCGCAATCACAAGAATTATTAAGGAAAGAAAATTATAGATTTGAGAGTAGTGCTACAGGCCTAGACGACGACGGTGATTCCAATGACATATTTTGCTCCACAATGAAAGACCCCCAGGATTTTCCAACATTTTTATCAGATGAGTGCGAAATTGACAGTATGGATagcctaaaaaaaaataagaatccCCAAAACAGATCTGCGAAATTCACGATAACTGCTTATGCGGACAATGCTAAAGATCATTTTTCGGATCTTGAGGTGAACAACTTAATAGACggaaatcacaaaaaaaataatattggaGTAACACTGAAAGCGCAGCAAAATCAAGTTCAACCTGTGGACAAGGGCTTATATGTAAAAGAATCCGAGAAGGGAAGCGATCACTTTATCTGTCAACagcaaaaaaagaatatattgGAAACTGGTGAATTATCCGAAGATGACACCTCCGAAGAGCAGAAGGTTCGATGTGCTTACAAGACATCAGATCTGGAGGATGGTGAAGTGTCCTGCGAAGGTTTGGATGTCCCGCATAACTTGATTAAGAAAACGTCACTTTGCCAGTTTGATAAtactatttttaaaaagagAAATATATCGGTGGATAAGAAA CATGATCAGGTTGAATCTGTTGATTTGGAAGATGGCGAACTTTTCGGAGAAGATAATGAAGTCTCAAGTAATACTATTAAAAAAGAGGATAACAGAATGCCCTTTTGTCGTTATCACATCCGCAATTCCTGCATTTGGGGCCAAAATTGTCGGTTTCGCCATCCAAATTTGAACAAACTGGGAAAATATGTaatgtttgaaaaaaaatgtttgccagtGCCTACAGTGACTTTTCCGCCAG ttttagttaaGGAATTAGAGAAAACATGTATTAATACAG TGTGGTCAACATGTGTCTTACCAGCTAGGGATACCTACCCAATGGCAGTGATCGAGACAATGTCGAGGATGCCTGAGAGCCGAGATATATCGTTCGGCATGAACAACATGGATAACGATCCCTACTACACACAGAATGAGCCAGAGGTGGACAAGCGTGCTCCACTTCTTCCAACGCCGACCTTCAGTGAACTATTAACAGAGCAGAAGCAATATCATAACTCATTGGCAGGGAATCGGCCTGTCCGTACCCCTTCGCCCGCTAGATATTCTCGGAATCTGCGATCTACTGTTCAGGCCAATAGATCGTCCTTCTTGACGTGCTTAGAGAAACGAGATCGTTCTCCAAGACTGCCTAGATACTCTGCCAGCAAAAATCCGCAACCTCAAATTTCATTAAGCAATATACGAAGACCTTCCAGCATAATTGTACGGCTCGAACGAAAACGACAACGACTTGGCGACAGCACTTTCAGTTCTAGCGACTCCTCTGAGTCCTCTAGCTATGAATCCACCACAGAAAGCACAGGTGATGTTTCATCTTTCTCCGAATCTGATGCACGGGGTGAAAAAAATAGCTTATCTTCATTGGGAATACCGATAAAAAACATGAAACGAAACGAAGAAAAGTTCTCATCTGATGCAGTTGCTAAATTTACCGCAAAACGAAAACACTCTTCAAAATTCACGAAtcaaaaacaaactttttcaaaGCTGTCGACGAAAACTCCATTAAGAAATCCGCCAAATGTGTTACCCAATGCACCGAAGAAACCTCACAGCATATTGGAGAGCTCTTACAGTATCAAAAAGAAGCAGGATCGCCAGAAACGTTTGCTAATGCAACTGTTGCGCGTAGAGCAGCAAATagcgaagaagaagaagcatcGAATGAAAGCATTTAAAGAGTAA
- the LOC6619326 gene encoding uncharacterized protein LOC6619326 isoform X4: MSHSEENEDKVIPLTNLENAQKEDEKAFRYSRRNGHHTMAAAASSVNLGITEPSEASQDITKHWMQCSAPNEKARSLCFGDATSRTLSKSLSVRKAVPKTSSSQSSFVYKPFTMSSARTSSSQSQELLRKENYRFESSATGLDDDGDSNDIFCSTMKDPQDFPTFLSDECEIDSMDSLKKNKNPQNRSAKFTITAYADNAKDHFSDLEVNNLIDGNHKKNNIGVTLKAQQNQVQPVDKGLYVKESEKGSDHFICQQQKKNILETGELSEDDTSEEQKVRCAYKTSDLEDGEVSCEGLDVPHNLIKKTSLCQFDNTIFKKRNISVDKKHDQVESVDLEDGELFGEDNEVSSNTIKKEDNRMPFCRYHIRNSCIWGQNCRFRHPNLNKLGKYVMFEKKCLPVPTVTFPPVWSTCVLPARDTYPMAVIETMSRMPESRDISFGMNNMDNDPYYTQNEPEVDKRAPLLPTPTFSELLTEQKQYHNSLAGNRPVRTPSPARYSRNLRSTVQANRSSFLTCLEKRDRSPRLPRYSASKNPQPQISLSNIRRPSSIIVRLERKRQRLGDSTFSSSDSSESSSYESTTESTGDVSSFSESDARGEKNSLSSLGIPIKNMKRNEEKFSSDAVAKFTAKRKHSSKFTNQKQTFSKLSTKTPLRNPPNVLPNAPKKPHSILESSYSIKKKQDRQKRLLMQLLRVEQQIAKKKKHRMKAFKE, from the exons ATGTCACATTCTGAAGAAAATGAAGACAAAGTGATCCCGCTGACAAACCTGGAAAATGCCCAAAAGGAAGATGAAAAAGCATTTAGATATTCAAGGCGCAATGGACATCACACCATGG CCGCAGCTGCTTCGTCCGTGAATCTTGGGATAACTGAGCCATCAGAGGCTTCGCAAGACATTACAAAACACTGGATGCAATGCAGTGCGCCCAATGAAAAAGCAAGATCCCTTTGTTTTG GTGATGCAACCAGCAGAACTTTATCAAAAAGCTTAAG TGTTCGAAAAGCAGTCCCGAAAACATCTTCCAGCCAATCCAGTTTTGTTTACAAACCATTCACTATGTCTTCTGCGCGAACGTCTAGTTCGCAATCACAAGAATTATTAAGGAAAGAAAATTATAGATTTGAGAGTAGTGCTACAGGCCTAGACGACGACGGTGATTCCAATGACATATTTTGCTCCACAATGAAAGACCCCCAGGATTTTCCAACATTTTTATCAGATGAGTGCGAAATTGACAGTATGGATagcctaaaaaaaaataagaatccCCAAAACAGATCTGCGAAATTCACGATAACTGCTTATGCGGACAATGCTAAAGATCATTTTTCGGATCTTGAGGTGAACAACTTAATAGACggaaatcacaaaaaaaataatattggaGTAACACTGAAAGCGCAGCAAAATCAAGTTCAACCTGTGGACAAGGGCTTATATGTAAAAGAATCCGAGAAGGGAAGCGATCACTTTATCTGTCAACagcaaaaaaagaatatattgGAAACTGGTGAATTATCCGAAGATGACACCTCCGAAGAGCAGAAGGTTCGATGTGCTTACAAGACATCAGATCTGGAGGATGGTGAAGTGTCCTGCGAAGGTTTGGATGTCCCGCATAACTTGATTAAGAAAACGTCACTTTGCCAGTTTGATAAtactatttttaaaaagagAAATATATCGGTGGATAAGAAA CATGATCAGGTTGAATCTGTTGATTTGGAAGATGGCGAACTTTTCGGAGAAGATAATGAAGTCTCAAGTAATACTATTAAAAAAGAGGATAACAGAATGCCCTTTTGTCGTTATCACATCCGCAATTCCTGCATTTGGGGCCAAAATTGTCGGTTTCGCCATCCAAATTTGAACAAACTGGGAAAATATGTaatgtttgaaaaaaaatgtttgccagtGCCTACAGTGACTTTTCCGCCAG TGTGGTCAACATGTGTCTTACCAGCTAGGGATACCTACCCAATGGCAGTGATCGAGACAATGTCGAGGATGCCTGAGAGCCGAGATATATCGTTCGGCATGAACAACATGGATAACGATCCCTACTACACACAGAATGAGCCAGAGGTGGACAAGCGTGCTCCACTTCTTCCAACGCCGACCTTCAGTGAACTATTAACAGAGCAGAAGCAATATCATAACTCATTGGCAGGGAATCGGCCTGTCCGTACCCCTTCGCCCGCTAGATATTCTCGGAATCTGCGATCTACTGTTCAGGCCAATAGATCGTCCTTCTTGACGTGCTTAGAGAAACGAGATCGTTCTCCAAGACTGCCTAGATACTCTGCCAGCAAAAATCCGCAACCTCAAATTTCATTAAGCAATATACGAAGACCTTCCAGCATAATTGTACGGCTCGAACGAAAACGACAACGACTTGGCGACAGCACTTTCAGTTCTAGCGACTCCTCTGAGTCCTCTAGCTATGAATCCACCACAGAAAGCACAGGTGATGTTTCATCTTTCTCCGAATCTGATGCACGGGGTGAAAAAAATAGCTTATCTTCATTGGGAATACCGATAAAAAACATGAAACGAAACGAAGAAAAGTTCTCATCTGATGCAGTTGCTAAATTTACCGCAAAACGAAAACACTCTTCAAAATTCACGAAtcaaaaacaaactttttcaaaGCTGTCGACGAAAACTCCATTAAGAAATCCGCCAAATGTGTTACCCAATGCACCGAAGAAACCTCACAGCATATTGGAGAGCTCTTACAGTATCAAAAAGAAGCAGGATCGCCAGAAACGTTTGCTAATGCAACTGTTGCGCGTAGAGCAGCAAATagcgaagaagaagaagcatcGAATGAAAGCATTTAAAGAGTAA
- the LOC6619326 gene encoding uncharacterized protein LOC6619326 isoform X1 — MSHSEENEDKVIPLTNLENAQKEDEKAFRYSRRNGHHTMAAAASSVNLGITEPSEASQDITKHWMQCSAPNEKARSLCFGAYILKKSINSLLKYCTLISGDATSRTLSKSLSVRKAVPKTSSSQSSFVYKPFTMSSARTSSSQSQELLRKENYRFESSATGLDDDGDSNDIFCSTMKDPQDFPTFLSDECEIDSMDSLKKNKNPQNRSAKFTITAYADNAKDHFSDLEVNNLIDGNHKKNNIGVTLKAQQNQVQPVDKGLYVKESEKGSDHFICQQQKKNILETGELSEDDTSEEQKVRCAYKTSDLEDGEVSCEGLDVPHNLIKKTSLCQFDNTIFKKRNISVDKKHDQVESVDLEDGELFGEDNEVSSNTIKKEDNRMPFCRYHIRNSCIWGQNCRFRHPNLNKLGKYVMFEKKCLPVPTVTFPPVLVKELEKTCINTVWSTCVLPARDTYPMAVIETMSRMPESRDISFGMNNMDNDPYYTQNEPEVDKRAPLLPTPTFSELLTEQKQYHNSLAGNRPVRTPSPARYSRNLRSTVQANRSSFLTCLEKRDRSPRLPRYSASKNPQPQISLSNIRRPSSIIVRLERKRQRLGDSTFSSSDSSESSSYESTTESTGDVSSFSESDARGEKNSLSSLGIPIKNMKRNEEKFSSDAVAKFTAKRKHSSKFTNQKQTFSKLSTKTPLRNPPNVLPNAPKKPHSILESSYSIKKKQDRQKRLLMQLLRVEQQIAKKKKHRMKAFKE; from the exons ATGTCACATTCTGAAGAAAATGAAGACAAAGTGATCCCGCTGACAAACCTGGAAAATGCCCAAAAGGAAGATGAAAAAGCATTTAGATATTCAAGGCGCAATGGACATCACACCATGG CCGCAGCTGCTTCGTCCGTGAATCTTGGGATAACTGAGCCATCAGAGGCTTCGCAAGACATTACAAAACACTGGATGCAATGCAGTGCGCCCAATGAAAAAGCAAGATCCCTTTGTTTTGGtgcatatatattaaaaaaatcaattaatagCCTTCTCAAATACTGCACATTAATTTCAGGTGATGCAACCAGCAGAACTTTATCAAAAAGCTTAAG TGTTCGAAAAGCAGTCCCGAAAACATCTTCCAGCCAATCCAGTTTTGTTTACAAACCATTCACTATGTCTTCTGCGCGAACGTCTAGTTCGCAATCACAAGAATTATTAAGGAAAGAAAATTATAGATTTGAGAGTAGTGCTACAGGCCTAGACGACGACGGTGATTCCAATGACATATTTTGCTCCACAATGAAAGACCCCCAGGATTTTCCAACATTTTTATCAGATGAGTGCGAAATTGACAGTATGGATagcctaaaaaaaaataagaatccCCAAAACAGATCTGCGAAATTCACGATAACTGCTTATGCGGACAATGCTAAAGATCATTTTTCGGATCTTGAGGTGAACAACTTAATAGACggaaatcacaaaaaaaataatattggaGTAACACTGAAAGCGCAGCAAAATCAAGTTCAACCTGTGGACAAGGGCTTATATGTAAAAGAATCCGAGAAGGGAAGCGATCACTTTATCTGTCAACagcaaaaaaagaatatattgGAAACTGGTGAATTATCCGAAGATGACACCTCCGAAGAGCAGAAGGTTCGATGTGCTTACAAGACATCAGATCTGGAGGATGGTGAAGTGTCCTGCGAAGGTTTGGATGTCCCGCATAACTTGATTAAGAAAACGTCACTTTGCCAGTTTGATAAtactatttttaaaaagagAAATATATCGGTGGATAAGAAA CATGATCAGGTTGAATCTGTTGATTTGGAAGATGGCGAACTTTTCGGAGAAGATAATGAAGTCTCAAGTAATACTATTAAAAAAGAGGATAACAGAATGCCCTTTTGTCGTTATCACATCCGCAATTCCTGCATTTGGGGCCAAAATTGTCGGTTTCGCCATCCAAATTTGAACAAACTGGGAAAATATGTaatgtttgaaaaaaaatgtttgccagtGCCTACAGTGACTTTTCCGCCAG ttttagttaaGGAATTAGAGAAAACATGTATTAATACAG TGTGGTCAACATGTGTCTTACCAGCTAGGGATACCTACCCAATGGCAGTGATCGAGACAATGTCGAGGATGCCTGAGAGCCGAGATATATCGTTCGGCATGAACAACATGGATAACGATCCCTACTACACACAGAATGAGCCAGAGGTGGACAAGCGTGCTCCACTTCTTCCAACGCCGACCTTCAGTGAACTATTAACAGAGCAGAAGCAATATCATAACTCATTGGCAGGGAATCGGCCTGTCCGTACCCCTTCGCCCGCTAGATATTCTCGGAATCTGCGATCTACTGTTCAGGCCAATAGATCGTCCTTCTTGACGTGCTTAGAGAAACGAGATCGTTCTCCAAGACTGCCTAGATACTCTGCCAGCAAAAATCCGCAACCTCAAATTTCATTAAGCAATATACGAAGACCTTCCAGCATAATTGTACGGCTCGAACGAAAACGACAACGACTTGGCGACAGCACTTTCAGTTCTAGCGACTCCTCTGAGTCCTCTAGCTATGAATCCACCACAGAAAGCACAGGTGATGTTTCATCTTTCTCCGAATCTGATGCACGGGGTGAAAAAAATAGCTTATCTTCATTGGGAATACCGATAAAAAACATGAAACGAAACGAAGAAAAGTTCTCATCTGATGCAGTTGCTAAATTTACCGCAAAACGAAAACACTCTTCAAAATTCACGAAtcaaaaacaaactttttcaaaGCTGTCGACGAAAACTCCATTAAGAAATCCGCCAAATGTGTTACCCAATGCACCGAAGAAACCTCACAGCATATTGGAGAGCTCTTACAGTATCAAAAAGAAGCAGGATCGCCAGAAACGTTTGCTAATGCAACTGTTGCGCGTAGAGCAGCAAATagcgaagaagaagaagcatcGAATGAAAGCATTTAAAGAGTAA
- the LOC6619326 gene encoding uncharacterized protein LOC6619326 isoform X2: protein MSHSEENEDKVIPLTNLENAQKEDEKAFRYSRRNGHHTMAAAASSVNLGITEPSEASQDITKHWMQCSAPNEKARSLCFGAYILKKSINSLLKYCTLISGDATSRTLSKSLSVRKAVPKTSSSQSSFVYKPFTMSSARTSSSQSQELLRKENYRFESSATGLDDDGDSNDIFCSTMKDPQDFPTFLSDECEIDSMDSLKKNKNPQNRSAKFTITAYADNAKDHFSDLEVNNLIDGNHKKNNIGVTLKAQQNQVQPVDKGLYVKESEKGSDHFICQQQKKNILETGELSEDDTSEEQKVRCAYKTSDLEDGEVSCEGLDVPHNLIKKTSLCQFDNTIFKKRNISVDKKHDQVESVDLEDGELFGEDNEVSSNTIKKEDNRMPFCRYHIRNSCIWGQNCRFRHPNLNKLGKYVMFEKKCLPVPTVTFPPVWSTCVLPARDTYPMAVIETMSRMPESRDISFGMNNMDNDPYYTQNEPEVDKRAPLLPTPTFSELLTEQKQYHNSLAGNRPVRTPSPARYSRNLRSTVQANRSSFLTCLEKRDRSPRLPRYSASKNPQPQISLSNIRRPSSIIVRLERKRQRLGDSTFSSSDSSESSSYESTTESTGDVSSFSESDARGEKNSLSSLGIPIKNMKRNEEKFSSDAVAKFTAKRKHSSKFTNQKQTFSKLSTKTPLRNPPNVLPNAPKKPHSILESSYSIKKKQDRQKRLLMQLLRVEQQIAKKKKHRMKAFKE from the exons ATGTCACATTCTGAAGAAAATGAAGACAAAGTGATCCCGCTGACAAACCTGGAAAATGCCCAAAAGGAAGATGAAAAAGCATTTAGATATTCAAGGCGCAATGGACATCACACCATGG CCGCAGCTGCTTCGTCCGTGAATCTTGGGATAACTGAGCCATCAGAGGCTTCGCAAGACATTACAAAACACTGGATGCAATGCAGTGCGCCCAATGAAAAAGCAAGATCCCTTTGTTTTGGtgcatatatattaaaaaaatcaattaatagCCTTCTCAAATACTGCACATTAATTTCAGGTGATGCAACCAGCAGAACTTTATCAAAAAGCTTAAG TGTTCGAAAAGCAGTCCCGAAAACATCTTCCAGCCAATCCAGTTTTGTTTACAAACCATTCACTATGTCTTCTGCGCGAACGTCTAGTTCGCAATCACAAGAATTATTAAGGAAAGAAAATTATAGATTTGAGAGTAGTGCTACAGGCCTAGACGACGACGGTGATTCCAATGACATATTTTGCTCCACAATGAAAGACCCCCAGGATTTTCCAACATTTTTATCAGATGAGTGCGAAATTGACAGTATGGATagcctaaaaaaaaataagaatccCCAAAACAGATCTGCGAAATTCACGATAACTGCTTATGCGGACAATGCTAAAGATCATTTTTCGGATCTTGAGGTGAACAACTTAATAGACggaaatcacaaaaaaaataatattggaGTAACACTGAAAGCGCAGCAAAATCAAGTTCAACCTGTGGACAAGGGCTTATATGTAAAAGAATCCGAGAAGGGAAGCGATCACTTTATCTGTCAACagcaaaaaaagaatatattgGAAACTGGTGAATTATCCGAAGATGACACCTCCGAAGAGCAGAAGGTTCGATGTGCTTACAAGACATCAGATCTGGAGGATGGTGAAGTGTCCTGCGAAGGTTTGGATGTCCCGCATAACTTGATTAAGAAAACGTCACTTTGCCAGTTTGATAAtactatttttaaaaagagAAATATATCGGTGGATAAGAAA CATGATCAGGTTGAATCTGTTGATTTGGAAGATGGCGAACTTTTCGGAGAAGATAATGAAGTCTCAAGTAATACTATTAAAAAAGAGGATAACAGAATGCCCTTTTGTCGTTATCACATCCGCAATTCCTGCATTTGGGGCCAAAATTGTCGGTTTCGCCATCCAAATTTGAACAAACTGGGAAAATATGTaatgtttgaaaaaaaatgtttgccagtGCCTACAGTGACTTTTCCGCCAG TGTGGTCAACATGTGTCTTACCAGCTAGGGATACCTACCCAATGGCAGTGATCGAGACAATGTCGAGGATGCCTGAGAGCCGAGATATATCGTTCGGCATGAACAACATGGATAACGATCCCTACTACACACAGAATGAGCCAGAGGTGGACAAGCGTGCTCCACTTCTTCCAACGCCGACCTTCAGTGAACTATTAACAGAGCAGAAGCAATATCATAACTCATTGGCAGGGAATCGGCCTGTCCGTACCCCTTCGCCCGCTAGATATTCTCGGAATCTGCGATCTACTGTTCAGGCCAATAGATCGTCCTTCTTGACGTGCTTAGAGAAACGAGATCGTTCTCCAAGACTGCCTAGATACTCTGCCAGCAAAAATCCGCAACCTCAAATTTCATTAAGCAATATACGAAGACCTTCCAGCATAATTGTACGGCTCGAACGAAAACGACAACGACTTGGCGACAGCACTTTCAGTTCTAGCGACTCCTCTGAGTCCTCTAGCTATGAATCCACCACAGAAAGCACAGGTGATGTTTCATCTTTCTCCGAATCTGATGCACGGGGTGAAAAAAATAGCTTATCTTCATTGGGAATACCGATAAAAAACATGAAACGAAACGAAGAAAAGTTCTCATCTGATGCAGTTGCTAAATTTACCGCAAAACGAAAACACTCTTCAAAATTCACGAAtcaaaaacaaactttttcaaaGCTGTCGACGAAAACTCCATTAAGAAATCCGCCAAATGTGTTACCCAATGCACCGAAGAAACCTCACAGCATATTGGAGAGCTCTTACAGTATCAAAAAGAAGCAGGATCGCCAGAAACGTTTGCTAATGCAACTGTTGCGCGTAGAGCAGCAAATagcgaagaagaagaagcatcGAATGAAAGCATTTAAAGAGTAA
- the LOC6619326 gene encoding uncharacterized protein LOC6619326 isoform X5 yields MAAAASSVNLGITEPSEASQDITKHWMQCSAPNEKARSLCFGAYILKKSINSLLKYCTLISGDATSRTLSKSLSVRKAVPKTSSSQSSFVYKPFTMSSARTSSSQSQELLRKENYRFESSATGLDDDGDSNDIFCSTMKDPQDFPTFLSDECEIDSMDSLKKNKNPQNRSAKFTITAYADNAKDHFSDLEVNNLIDGNHKKNNIGVTLKAQQNQVQPVDKGLYVKESEKGSDHFICQQQKKNILETGELSEDDTSEEQKVRCAYKTSDLEDGEVSCEGLDVPHNLIKKTSLCQFDNTIFKKRNISVDKKHDQVESVDLEDGELFGEDNEVSSNTIKKEDNRMPFCRYHIRNSCIWGQNCRFRHPNLNKLGKYVMFEKKCLPVPTVTFPPVLVKELEKTCINTVWSTCVLPARDTYPMAVIETMSRMPESRDISFGMNNMDNDPYYTQNEPEVDKRAPLLPTPTFSELLTEQKQYHNSLAGNRPVRTPSPARYSRNLRSTVQANRSSFLTCLEKRDRSPRLPRYSASKNPQPQISLSNIRRPSSIIVRLERKRQRLGDSTFSSSDSSESSSYESTTESTGDVSSFSESDARGEKNSLSSLGIPIKNMKRNEEKFSSDAVAKFTAKRKHSSKFTNQKQTFSKLSTKTPLRNPPNVLPNAPKKPHSILESSYSIKKKQDRQKRLLMQLLRVEQQIAKKKKHRMKAFKE; encoded by the exons ATGG CCGCAGCTGCTTCGTCCGTGAATCTTGGGATAACTGAGCCATCAGAGGCTTCGCAAGACATTACAAAACACTGGATGCAATGCAGTGCGCCCAATGAAAAAGCAAGATCCCTTTGTTTTGGtgcatatatattaaaaaaatcaattaatagCCTTCTCAAATACTGCACATTAATTTCAGGTGATGCAACCAGCAGAACTTTATCAAAAAGCTTAAG TGTTCGAAAAGCAGTCCCGAAAACATCTTCCAGCCAATCCAGTTTTGTTTACAAACCATTCACTATGTCTTCTGCGCGAACGTCTAGTTCGCAATCACAAGAATTATTAAGGAAAGAAAATTATAGATTTGAGAGTAGTGCTACAGGCCTAGACGACGACGGTGATTCCAATGACATATTTTGCTCCACAATGAAAGACCCCCAGGATTTTCCAACATTTTTATCAGATGAGTGCGAAATTGACAGTATGGATagcctaaaaaaaaataagaatccCCAAAACAGATCTGCGAAATTCACGATAACTGCTTATGCGGACAATGCTAAAGATCATTTTTCGGATCTTGAGGTGAACAACTTAATAGACggaaatcacaaaaaaaataatattggaGTAACACTGAAAGCGCAGCAAAATCAAGTTCAACCTGTGGACAAGGGCTTATATGTAAAAGAATCCGAGAAGGGAAGCGATCACTTTATCTGTCAACagcaaaaaaagaatatattgGAAACTGGTGAATTATCCGAAGATGACACCTCCGAAGAGCAGAAGGTTCGATGTGCTTACAAGACATCAGATCTGGAGGATGGTGAAGTGTCCTGCGAAGGTTTGGATGTCCCGCATAACTTGATTAAGAAAACGTCACTTTGCCAGTTTGATAAtactatttttaaaaagagAAATATATCGGTGGATAAGAAA CATGATCAGGTTGAATCTGTTGATTTGGAAGATGGCGAACTTTTCGGAGAAGATAATGAAGTCTCAAGTAATACTATTAAAAAAGAGGATAACAGAATGCCCTTTTGTCGTTATCACATCCGCAATTCCTGCATTTGGGGCCAAAATTGTCGGTTTCGCCATCCAAATTTGAACAAACTGGGAAAATATGTaatgtttgaaaaaaaatgtttgccagtGCCTACAGTGACTTTTCCGCCAG ttttagttaaGGAATTAGAGAAAACATGTATTAATACAG TGTGGTCAACATGTGTCTTACCAGCTAGGGATACCTACCCAATGGCAGTGATCGAGACAATGTCGAGGATGCCTGAGAGCCGAGATATATCGTTCGGCATGAACAACATGGATAACGATCCCTACTACACACAGAATGAGCCAGAGGTGGACAAGCGTGCTCCACTTCTTCCAACGCCGACCTTCAGTGAACTATTAACAGAGCAGAAGCAATATCATAACTCATTGGCAGGGAATCGGCCTGTCCGTACCCCTTCGCCCGCTAGATATTCTCGGAATCTGCGATCTACTGTTCAGGCCAATAGATCGTCCTTCTTGACGTGCTTAGAGAAACGAGATCGTTCTCCAAGACTGCCTAGATACTCTGCCAGCAAAAATCCGCAACCTCAAATTTCATTAAGCAATATACGAAGACCTTCCAGCATAATTGTACGGCTCGAACGAAAACGACAACGACTTGGCGACAGCACTTTCAGTTCTAGCGACTCCTCTGAGTCCTCTAGCTATGAATCCACCACAGAAAGCACAGGTGATGTTTCATCTTTCTCCGAATCTGATGCACGGGGTGAAAAAAATAGCTTATCTTCATTGGGAATACCGATAAAAAACATGAAACGAAACGAAGAAAAGTTCTCATCTGATGCAGTTGCTAAATTTACCGCAAAACGAAAACACTCTTCAAAATTCACGAAtcaaaaacaaactttttcaaaGCTGTCGACGAAAACTCCATTAAGAAATCCGCCAAATGTGTTACCCAATGCACCGAAGAAACCTCACAGCATATTGGAGAGCTCTTACAGTATCAAAAAGAAGCAGGATCGCCAGAAACGTTTGCTAATGCAACTGTTGCGCGTAGAGCAGCAAATagcgaagaagaagaagcatcGAATGAAAGCATTTAAAGAGTAA